One window from the genome of Streptomyces sp. NBC_01476 encodes:
- a CDS encoding FtsK/SpoIIIE domain-containing protein, which produces MRLSLTVVDPLGGDRADVVVDADPASTVADVARELGRKVGGGGAEIISIAGGASRSPGAPAVYVDGYAVDPGWSMAQSPLREGAVVSLYDPAGCLPGEPAGVVELRVAGGPDAGAVHRLGIGKVEIGRGAAARVRIDDSELADRAAVLTVGMGGTCQVTVGGETKQWPLGGQLSLGNTLLELGPYIPPNAALHPGEDGATYEYNRPPRLSPPERTTLFRLPSRPKEPTARPLPWLMALMPLVMAVSMAFMMHRMMYLIMAVVSPVVMVGNYFMDKKNGRKSYAKTVTEYRDRKEGIEKDAQNALDAERKDRAAASPDPATVLNTATGPRTRLWERRRGDPDHLLIRVGTAKLPSEVVLDDPEQEEHRRRVTWEIDDAPVAVELRRLGVIGFAAPGDGARAMGRWAVAQAATLSSPMDVQFYVLTDQSGRESWDWVRWLPHARPTEGQNASALMGTDAETVAARIAELGTILDGRLKAKMKAGSAANQAAFFKDADIVVVLDGSRRLRAMPGVVQLLRDGPGVGMFMICLDAEERFLPGECQAVVIAEFEAAAEAAQVASVPEQRIGAGFPQGGFPSHNAWYADARQAQATAVEPAYGSFRLRVEQAGAARIRKVRPDLVSPAWCARLARCLSPIRDISGDAEDSSIPSASRLLDVLELEPPTADAIAARWRLSPISTQAVVGESFDGPFAIDIRKDGPHGLIAGTTGSGKSELLQTIVASLAVANTPEAMTFVLVDYKGGSAFKDCVQLPHTVGMVTDLDAHLVERALESLGAELKRREHILAGAGAKDIEDYTDLLKRQPQLTPMPRLLIVIDEFASMVRDLPDFVTGLVNIAQRGRSLGIHLILATQRPSGVVSPEIRANTNLRIALRVTDGSESSDVIDAPDAGNISKSTPGRAYVRLGATSLVPFQSGRVGGRRPGAVENVSVAPWVSVVDWAQLGRTAPQRPAGAKGEEDEITDLKVLVEAIRAANERMAIPAQHSPWLPALPDALRLDELPVPVAAGTLAASPFGIEDLPALQARRPLAVDFHSFGHLLAAGAPRSGRSQLLRTIAGSLARTHSTADVHLYGIDCGNGALNALTKLPHCGAVVGRSQSERAIRLIGRLKAEMTRRQELLAADGFADIGEQRAAVATEEERLPHIVILLDRWEGWTPSLGELDHGALTDELFTFLREGASVGIHLIITGDRTLMAGRISTLTEDKIAFRLADRSDFALISVNPRKVPDEIQPGRAYRSESGIELQVALLEGEVTGQGQAAALTAIGAAATERDAGLPRSRRPFRVDVLPSRLSFADAWDMRDTDAARNPLWSLVGVGGDELTGYGPDLSDGLPAFVIGGPGKSGRSTLLLTLARSYQQQGVKLVVAAPRPSPMRELAGAEGVLRVFTDSDISADELTKALEEAASAPVVVLVDDAELLRDCDAKDVLREIISRGTDSGRALVLAGGEEDICSGFSGWQVDAKKARRGVLLSPQQTMSGELIGTRLSRSTVGGQVTPGRALLHLGDGEPKTVTVPLTV; this is translated from the coding sequence GTGCGTCTTTCGTTGACCGTGGTCGACCCGCTCGGCGGGGACCGCGCCGATGTCGTGGTCGACGCCGATCCCGCGTCGACCGTCGCGGATGTCGCGCGTGAGCTGGGACGGAAAGTCGGCGGGGGTGGAGCGGAGATCATCTCGATCGCCGGCGGCGCCTCCCGCTCGCCCGGCGCGCCCGCGGTCTACGTGGACGGTTACGCGGTGGATCCCGGCTGGTCGATGGCCCAGTCCCCGCTGCGCGAGGGCGCGGTGGTGAGTCTGTACGACCCGGCGGGGTGTCTTCCCGGCGAGCCGGCCGGTGTGGTCGAGTTGCGGGTGGCGGGCGGCCCCGACGCGGGCGCGGTGCACCGGCTCGGTATCGGCAAGGTGGAGATCGGGCGCGGAGCGGCGGCCCGGGTGCGGATCGACGACTCCGAACTCGCCGACCGCGCCGCGGTGCTGACGGTCGGGATGGGCGGCACCTGCCAGGTCACAGTCGGCGGCGAGACCAAGCAGTGGCCGCTGGGCGGTCAGCTCTCCCTCGGCAACACCCTGCTGGAGCTCGGCCCCTATATCCCGCCGAACGCGGCGCTGCACCCGGGCGAGGACGGCGCGACGTACGAGTACAACCGGCCGCCACGGCTCTCCCCGCCGGAGCGGACCACGCTCTTCCGGCTGCCGAGCCGGCCGAAGGAGCCCACCGCCCGGCCGCTGCCGTGGCTGATGGCGCTCATGCCGCTGGTCATGGCGGTCAGCATGGCGTTCATGATGCACCGCATGATGTACCTGATCATGGCGGTGGTCAGCCCCGTGGTCATGGTCGGCAACTACTTCATGGACAAGAAGAACGGCCGCAAGTCCTACGCGAAGACGGTCACCGAGTACCGCGACCGCAAAGAGGGCATCGAGAAGGACGCTCAGAACGCGCTGGACGCCGAGCGGAAGGACCGCGCGGCGGCCTCGCCCGACCCGGCCACCGTGCTCAACACCGCGACCGGCCCGCGCACCAGGCTGTGGGAGCGGCGGCGCGGTGACCCGGACCACCTGCTGATCCGGGTCGGCACCGCGAAGCTGCCCTCCGAAGTGGTGCTCGACGACCCGGAGCAGGAGGAGCACCGCCGCAGGGTGACCTGGGAGATCGACGACGCCCCGGTCGCGGTCGAGTTGCGCCGGCTCGGCGTGATCGGATTCGCGGCGCCGGGCGACGGCGCCCGGGCGATGGGCCGTTGGGCAGTGGCGCAGGCGGCCACCCTGAGCAGCCCGATGGACGTGCAGTTCTACGTGCTCACCGACCAGTCGGGGCGCGAGAGCTGGGACTGGGTGCGGTGGCTGCCGCACGCCCGGCCGACCGAGGGTCAGAACGCGTCGGCGCTGATGGGCACCGACGCCGAGACGGTCGCGGCCCGCATCGCCGAGTTGGGGACGATCCTCGACGGCCGGCTCAAGGCCAAGATGAAGGCGGGCAGCGCCGCCAACCAGGCGGCTTTCTTCAAGGATGCGGACATCGTGGTCGTCCTGGACGGCTCGCGGCGGCTGCGGGCGATGCCCGGCGTGGTCCAACTGCTGCGCGACGGCCCCGGCGTGGGGATGTTCATGATCTGCCTCGACGCCGAGGAGCGGTTCCTGCCCGGCGAGTGCCAGGCCGTGGTGATCGCCGAGTTCGAGGCCGCCGCCGAGGCCGCACAGGTCGCCTCGGTGCCGGAGCAGCGGATCGGCGCCGGTTTCCCGCAGGGCGGCTTCCCCTCCCACAACGCGTGGTATGCCGACGCCCGGCAGGCCCAGGCCACCGCGGTGGAACCCGCGTACGGCTCCTTCCGGCTGCGGGTGGAGCAGGCCGGCGCGGCCCGCATCCGCAAGGTGCGGCCCGATCTGGTCTCGCCCGCCTGGTGCGCCCGGCTGGCCCGCTGCCTCTCCCCCATCCGCGACATCAGCGGTGACGCCGAGGACTCCTCGATCCCGTCGGCGAGCCGGCTGCTGGACGTGCTGGAACTCGAACCGCCCACCGCGGACGCGATCGCCGCCCGCTGGCGGCTGAGTCCGATCTCCACCCAGGCGGTGGTCGGTGAGTCCTTCGACGGACCGTTCGCGATCGACATCCGCAAGGACGGGCCGCACGGCCTGATCGCCGGCACCACCGGTTCCGGAAAGTCGGAACTGCTGCAGACCATCGTGGCCTCGCTGGCGGTGGCCAACACCCCGGAGGCGATGACCTTCGTCCTCGTCGACTACAAGGGCGGTTCCGCGTTCAAGGACTGTGTCCAACTGCCGCACACCGTCGGCATGGTCACCGACCTCGACGCCCACCTGGTGGAGCGGGCGCTGGAGTCCCTGGGCGCCGAGCTGAAGCGGCGCGAGCACATCCTGGCCGGGGCCGGCGCCAAGGACATCGAGGACTACACCGATCTGCTGAAGCGCCAGCCGCAGCTGACGCCGATGCCGCGGCTGCTCATCGTGATCGACGAGTTCGCCTCGATGGTCCGTGACCTGCCGGACTTCGTCACCGGTCTGGTGAACATCGCCCAGCGGGGCCGTTCCCTGGGCATCCACCTGATCCTGGCCACCCAGCGGCCCAGCGGGGTCGTCTCGCCGGAGATCCGCGCCAACACCAACCTGCGGATAGCGCTGCGGGTCACCGACGGCAGCGAGTCCTCCGACGTCATCGACGCCCCCGACGCCGGCAACATCTCCAAGTCCACCCCGGGCCGTGCCTATGTGCGGCTGGGCGCCACCTCGCTGGTGCCGTTCCAGTCCGGCCGGGTCGGCGGGCGGCGCCCCGGCGCGGTGGAGAACGTCTCGGTGGCCCCATGGGTGAGCGTCGTGGACTGGGCGCAGCTGGGCCGCACCGCCCCGCAGCGGCCGGCCGGTGCGAAGGGCGAAGAGGACGAGATCACCGACCTCAAGGTGCTGGTCGAGGCGATCCGCGCGGCGAACGAGCGGATGGCGATCCCCGCCCAGCACAGCCCGTGGCTGCCCGCGCTCCCCGACGCGCTGCGGCTCGACGAGCTGCCGGTGCCGGTGGCGGCCGGCACGCTGGCAGCCTCACCGTTCGGCATCGAGGACCTGCCGGCGCTGCAGGCCCGCCGGCCGCTGGCCGTCGACTTCCACAGTTTCGGGCACCTGCTGGCCGCGGGGGCACCGCGCTCCGGGCGTTCCCAACTGCTGCGCACCATCGCCGGTTCCCTGGCGCGGACGCACTCCACCGCCGACGTCCACCTCTACGGCATCGACTGCGGCAACGGCGCGCTGAACGCCCTGACGAAGCTGCCGCACTGCGGCGCCGTGGTGGGGCGTTCGCAGTCGGAGCGGGCGATCCGGCTGATCGGCCGGCTCAAGGCGGAGATGACCCGGCGTCAGGAACTGCTGGCGGCCGACGGTTTCGCGGACATCGGCGAGCAGCGGGCGGCGGTCGCCACCGAGGAGGAGCGGCTGCCGCACATCGTGATCCTGCTGGACCGCTGGGAGGGCTGGACGCCCTCGCTCGGTGAGCTGGACCACGGAGCGCTCACCGATGAGCTCTTCACCTTCCTGCGGGAGGGCGCCTCGGTCGGCATCCACCTGATCATCACCGGTGACCGCACCCTGATGGCCGGCCGGATCTCCACCCTCACCGAGGACAAGATCGCCTTCCGGCTGGCGGACCGCTCGGACTTCGCGCTGATCTCGGTCAACCCGCGCAAGGTGCCCGACGAGATCCAGCCCGGCCGGGCGTACCGCTCGGAGTCCGGGATCGAGTTGCAGGTCGCGCTGCTGGAGGGCGAGGTCACCGGCCAGGGGCAGGCCGCGGCGCTGACCGCGATCGGGGCCGCGGCCACCGAGCGGGACGCCGGACTGCCGCGCTCCCGGCGGCCGTTCCGGGTCGATGTGCTGCCCTCACGGCTCTCCTTCGCGGACGCCTGGGACATGCGGGACACCGACGCGGCGCGGAACCCGCTGTGGTCGCTGGTCGGCGTCGGCGGCGACGAGCTCACCGGTTACGGCCCTGACCTGTCCGACGGCCTGCCCGCGTTCGTGATCGGCGGACCCGGCAAGTCGGGGCGGTCCACGCTGCTGCTCACCCTCGCCCGCAGTTACCAGCAGCAGGGCGTGAAGCTGGTGGTGGCCGCGCCCCGCCCCTCGCCGATGCGCGAACTGGCCGGAGCCGAGGGGGTGTTGCGGGTCTTCACCGACAGCGACATATCCGCCGACGAGCTGACCAAGGCGCTGGAGGAGGCGGCCAGCGCTCCGGTGGTGGTGCTGGTGGACGACGCCGAACTGCTGCGCGACTGCGACGCCAAGGACGTCCTGCGGGAGATCATCTCCCGGGGCACCGACAGCGGCCGGGCGCTGGTGCTGGCCGGCGGCGAGGAGGACATCTGCTCCGGCTTCTCCGGCTGGCAGGTGGACGCCAAGAAGGCCCGGCGCGGTGTGCTGCTCTCCCCGCAGCAGACGATGAGCGGCGAGTTGATCGGCACCCGGCTCAGCCGCAGCACCGTCGGCGGCCAGGTCACCCCCGGCCGGGCCCTGCTGCACCTCGGGGACGGTGAACCGAAGACGGTGACCGTCCCGCTGACCGTCTAG
- a CDS encoding putative T7SS-secreted protein, which translates to MTRSFPHLGFDPTPGDVERTRALARRLGDLHSELTTTVNELDRIDSGYWKGEAAKAFIAHIDSDVTPLIRKAHDSFGRASGALARWADQLHGFQAEADALEREAATKQGALDHARTAAGLPTDTSVPHPAPEASPDPDPQAAAEAKKKQQAVTDADNALQGVRHRADELHTRYTGAAGAISHDLDKAGDIAPDKPGLFSRIVHGVEGAWNDTVKWVQDHADLIKLIGDLLSDLTGILAVLAIITIPFEPLGAIFGTAALITGALALGAHSLAKLAGADVSWMQLGLDALGVIPGIGMFGKGIKVVGTAARDAKLAEFGAGFVSKAVEGRQIFAMGEKGLEGLSGGLRFKNIALFGTREFELITKEGSGLASRMANLSNTTYHAGQLLGTKGLKAITFGKVAINPLTNLGRGIDATVKGAPKIFSIPQHIGEAIHPGDRFHQAATAN; encoded by the coding sequence ATGACCCGCAGCTTCCCGCACCTCGGTTTCGACCCCACGCCCGGCGACGTCGAGCGCACCCGCGCGCTGGCCCGCCGGCTCGGCGATCTGCACAGCGAACTCACCACCACGGTGAACGAACTGGACCGCATCGACAGCGGCTACTGGAAGGGCGAGGCGGCCAAGGCGTTCATCGCCCACATCGACAGTGACGTCACCCCGCTGATCAGGAAGGCCCACGACTCCTTCGGCCGCGCCTCCGGCGCCCTGGCCCGCTGGGCCGACCAACTGCACGGCTTCCAGGCCGAGGCGGACGCGCTGGAACGCGAAGCGGCCACCAAACAGGGCGCCCTGGACCACGCCAGGACGGCCGCCGGACTGCCCACCGACACCAGCGTCCCGCACCCCGCGCCCGAGGCGTCCCCGGACCCGGACCCCCAGGCCGCCGCCGAAGCCAAGAAGAAGCAGCAGGCCGTCACCGACGCCGACAACGCACTCCAGGGCGTCCGCCACCGCGCCGACGAACTCCACACCCGTTACACCGGCGCGGCCGGCGCCATAAGCCACGACCTCGACAAGGCCGGCGACATCGCGCCCGACAAGCCGGGCCTCTTCAGCCGGATCGTCCACGGCGTGGAAGGCGCCTGGAACGACACCGTGAAATGGGTGCAGGACCACGCCGACCTGATCAAGCTGATCGGGGACCTGCTCAGTGACCTCACCGGCATCCTGGCGGTGCTGGCCATCATCACCATCCCCTTCGAGCCGCTGGGCGCGATCTTCGGCACGGCCGCACTCATCACCGGCGCGCTCGCGCTGGGCGCCCATTCACTGGCGAAGCTCGCCGGGGCGGATGTCAGCTGGATGCAATTGGGCCTGGACGCACTGGGCGTGATTCCCGGCATCGGCATGTTCGGCAAGGGCATCAAGGTCGTCGGCACCGCGGCGAGGGACGCCAAACTCGCCGAGTTCGGGGCGGGCTTCGTGTCGAAAGCCGTTGAGGGCCGGCAGATCTTCGCGATGGGCGAGAAGGGTCTCGAAGGGCTCAGCGGCGGCCTCCGTTTCAAGAACATCGCGCTCTTCGGCACCCGCGAGTTCGAGTTGATCACCAAGGAGGGCAGTGGGCTTGCCAGCCGGATGGCCAACCTCTCCAACACCACCTACCACGCCGGACAACTGCTCGGGACCAAGGGACTGAAGGCGATCACCTTCGGCAAGGTCGCCATCAATCCGCTGACCAATCTCGGCAGAGGGATCGACGCCACGGTCAAGGGCGCCCCTAAGATCTTCTCCATTCCCCAGCACATCGGCGAGGCGATCCACCCCGGTGACCGCTTCCACCAAGCAGCGACCGCGAACTGA